In Amyelois transitella isolate CPQ chromosome 5, ilAmyTran1.1, whole genome shotgun sequence, one DNA window encodes the following:
- the LOC132901785 gene encoding uncharacterized protein LOC132901785, producing the protein MTSVAPSDSESNVSGFIRYSDKAFKHLYTSMLENMEIINQDILQIEKNMSNIIKTSGPLESQMSTLLQTLPKPSLGLPMETE; encoded by the exons atgacaTCAGTAGCTCCCTCTGATTCTGAATCAAATGTTAGTGGTTTCATACGATACAGTGACAAAGCTTTCAAACATTTGTACACTTCAATGTTAGAG AACATGGAGATTATAAATCAAGACATTCTACAAATCGAGAAGAATATGTCTAATATCATTAAAACTTCAGGTCCCTTGGAGTCACAGATGTCAACGTTACTGCAAACACTTCCTAAACCCAGCCTCGGCTTGCCAATGGAGActgaatga
- the LOC106137768 gene encoding uncharacterized protein LOC106137768, with the protein MSTTISTRAKSPTRAEAIAKALKPGPVFNTGVLLGNWVEDRIECPKTGTLYFPPKEKIDYKKMTPESRQPDFRLNKLNSLQGNVSAVIRHDSHDACGNFATINDLVYNHLPKPLCGPAQRYYKKSKHQFYPQPDLMQCYGNVTEWGLMKFKKHEWACTDVSDYISTLYEDTYVPPRPSQYLQRCERKARDSSFTKSFRFKMTKSK; encoded by the exons atgtcTACTACTATATCCACGAGGGCGAAGTCGCCTACACGGGCGGAGGCCATCGCCAAGGCGTTAAAACCTGGACCAGTTTTTAACACTGGGGTTCTGCTAG GAAACTGGGTCGaagatagaatagaatgtcCAAAGACTGGTACGTTATATTTCCCGCCAAAAGAGAAAATAGACTACAAAAAAATGACACCAGAATCGCGACAACCCGACTTCAGACTGAATAAACTAAACAGTTTACAG GGAAACGTGTCTGCAGTAATACGGCACGACAGCCACGATGCGTGCGGTAACTTCGCGACCATCAACGACCTAGTATACAATCACTTACCAAAACCGCTGTGTGGCCCAGCACAGCGGTATTACAAGAAAAGCAAGCACCAGTTTTATCCCCAACCGGACCTTATGCAGTGTTAT GGAAATGTGACAGAATGGGGCCTTATGAAGTTCAAAAAGCACGAATGGGCATGCACAGATGTCTCAGATTACATCTCCACACTTTACGAAGACACGTACGTGCCGCCCCGGCCTAGCCAGTACCTGCAGAGGTGCGAGAGGAAGGCGCGGGATTC GAGCTTCACAAAAAGTTTCAGatttaaaatgacaaaatcaaaataa
- the LOC106138168 gene encoding uncharacterized protein LOC106138168 has translation MGIVYVMELVLIVIIVVLCSILMFKLLYKLRSTLPWRVNCWFCNGDFWVKFLIRNNWICPRCEQYNGFTKDGDYNKPIIPNNEQALPPRVFQKSPPRNGLCKMCNINQQLKVAQLASFVPMHEKKYDEEIEVYRAQLEKAYKLCSPCKRVLQMKLHKEKETLLATKLLEKRSSEKSGQHKEIQNKILKSFINKTSTLIATVLILLITIELYKNIENHKKLPKSVTNVKQIVTGLFERIVSIVKMKMLMTFPVLENYLVDVNVLFDKLPKMNLTSEDISSFMLLTQKALGGFVCFIQIIGHVWNVNKQKYTIAIDLLWSVFVISAMSHGVTIDPVIISVIKLASASIVLLIYMSMKNKPLKTSRIYATPKRMKNLVNGSKTSIDEDDTFSFDTDDDVSLSKFGLRNFSDSSNDTISPLSNSLNGRTFTPRSDSVWTKPKHNSTFCVNSLVSKSPSSVSETVFAKPSFNKYQKFDKDDSDSDLDESISSLCISSQKKARKINPIFSLRKYNPTPTFVTPTAMNRARPLISPSKLGHSTSWVAGGYWGSDGERQLFNLDGSRSSSQSSGFESQTSSVNQRNIFSQPPSREESVCGEPMAVDNQVPSFNNFQSPQNFSRVSSPVFPQMQYNSHVHIPQARFAHQAAAHAVFSQQQYLQNNMFKTPGGSGLIKLPQVNSFASN, from the exons ATGGGAATTGTTTATGTTATGgaattagttttaattgtaataatagtTGTACTTTGTAGTATACTAATGTTTAAACTACTTTACAAATTGCG ATCAACATTGCCTTGGCGAGTGAATTGTTGGTTTTGCAACGGTGACTTCTGGGTAAAATTTTTGATACGGAATAATTGGATTTGCCCAAGATGCGAACAGTACAATGGATTTACAAAG GATGGTGACTATAACAAGCCTATAATTCCAAACAATGAGCAAGCCCTGCCTCCAAGGGTTTTTCAGAAGAGTCCTCCGAGGAATGGGCTCTGCAAGATGTGCAACATCAACCAACAGCTGAAAGTTGCTCAACTGGCAAGTTTTGTGCCGATGCATGAGAAGAAGTATGATGAAGAAATAGAAGTTTATag agCACAACTAgaaaaggcttacaaattATGTAGTCCATGCAAAAGAGTTCTCCAAATGAAACTCCATAAAGAAAAAGAGACCCTTCTCGCTACAAAATTGCTAGAGAAGAGATCCTCAGAAAAGAGTGGGCAACACAaggaaatacaaaataaaattctcaaGAGCTTTATAAATAAGACATCCACTTTAATAGCTACAGTTTTGATATTATTGATTACTATagaattatacaaaaatatagaaaatcataaaaagtTACCAAAATCTGTGACTAATGTGAAACAGATTGTGACTGGACTATTTGAGAGGATTGTGTCTATAGTGAAAATGAAGATGCTTATGACATTCCCAGTACTAGAAAATTACCTCGTTGACgtaaatgtattatttgatAAGCTgccaaaaatgaatttaactAGTGAAGACATCAGCAGTTTTATGTTGTTGACTCAGAAAGCACTAGGtggttttgtatgttttatacaaattattgGACATGTTTGGAATGTGAACAAACAGAAGTATACAATAGCTATAGACCTGCTGTGGTCAGTATTTGTGATAAGTGCCATGTCACATGGAGTCACTATAGATCCTGTGATAATAAGTGTTATCAAG ctGGCTAGTGCATCAATAGTTTTACTAATATATAtgagtatgaaaaataaaccaCTCAAAACATCAAGAATATATGCTACTCCAAAAAGAATGAAGAACCTTGTAAACGGATCAAAAACTTCAATTGATGAAGATgatactttttcttttgacACTGATGATGATGTATCTCTTAGTAAATTCGGTTTACGTAATTTTTCTGACTCTTCAAATGACACTATCAGTCCCCTAAGTAACAGTTTGAACGGCAGGACCTTCACGCCGCGTAGTGATAGTGTTTGGACTAAACCTAAACATAATTCGACATTCTGTGTCAATTCTCTCGTAAGCAAAAGCCCCAGTTCAGTTTCTGAGACTGTATTTGCCAAACcatcttttaataaatatcaaaagttTGACAAAGATGACTCTGATTCAGATCTTGATGAAAGTATCAGTTCTTTGTGTATAAGTAGTCAAAAAAAAGCAAGAAAAATTAATCCAATCTTCTCATTAAGAAAATACAATCCGACACCAACTTTTGTAACGCCCACAGCAATGAATCGGGCCAGGCCTCTCATATCGCCCAGCAAACTAGGGCACAGCACGTCTTGGGTGGCGGGCGGCTATTGGGGCTCCGACGGAGAGCGGCAGCTGTTCAACTTGGACGGCAGCCGCTCGTCGAGCCAGAGTTcggggttcgaatcccagacGTCGAGCGTGAACCAGCGTAACATTTTCTCGCAGCCTCCGTCGCGCGAAGAGTCCGTGTGCGGTGAGCCCATGGCGGTGGACAATCAAGTGCCAAGTTTCAATAACTTTCAGTCTCCGCAGAACTTCAGCCGCGTCAGTTCGCCGGTGTTCCCTCAGATGCAGTACAACAGTCACGTGCACATTCCGCAGGCGAGGTTCGCGCACCAAGCCGCGGCGCACGCCGTGTTCTCCCAACAACAATACCTACAAAACAATATGTTCAAGACCCCCGGCGGGTCTGGACTCATCAAACTGCCCCAAGTGAACTCCTTCGCATCAAATTAA
- the LOC106137779 gene encoding tetratricopeptide repeat protein 27 produces MHTEDTENFLLLCNFDEQYSEEKGNISKLWSGKWQIEDTDICKEILLTELEPDALIDLFKRYRDQEKQTQMILDIAIKAFLTFCDVNWNSHPDDLKLEEYLGTSWPVNIDVTSKLQRDSEPIFVNILCPELLYLSSQIFNALYAIDGKLLHLWWSFRAKVVHQRILEDTSATLYSDLELTIAKLSNELQSLAKPRLQILLCLEIAQAYLLYARVYKIEEYLLKARELAGLKLELTGILGKRTKFQQKSLPQLALSSELDSEVDRPSAEESHGTSELPPDIELQDDVRLHKIHYNEAINQADLPSLEQTLCLLTVQYLQKAQPKDELTTEELQPYIATILSQSKGPWSTRVAALLIRCKLEANHKRTVERSMLQCETIVNDKTCVSSTSRLSYLWASGLQPAWTWRQQLADLYLSLGLSKAALEEYQRLQLWEDVIVCYTILQLRHKAAEVIQQQINIKPTVKLYCLLGDATDDVSCYEKAWEFSNHRSSRAQRHWGNYLFSRKEYEQCIPHFEKSVEINSIQESVWLRLGYAALMTEQWETSARAYRRYTYLQPNTFEAWNNLAKVYVNQGDKNRAYRALMEALRFNYDNWKLWENVIMVSMDTGHFEDVIRGVHRMLELQNKFEDTELLHLLVRAVLQDARDPDGNGAARLRKRVLELFGRITSVHPNKPEIWQLYSDLSPTYLLKAQRLLKAYRGFTQSGKWPNDPNTSKKVIEVAQNLLDFSIKARKECEDKDKLQCDQQLSSARLTGQAVIRAVEKQDWPDTKNSLEELKNMFNDVTEYMKSVIYFCLLFSA; encoded by the exons ATGCACACAGAAGATACAGAGAACtttttgttactgtgtaaTTTTGATGAACAGTATTCTGaag agAAAGGGAATATTAGCAAGTTGTGGTCTGGAAAATGGCAAATAGAAGACACAGatatttgtaaagaaatattacTGACAGAACTCGAGCCTGATGCTCTTATAGATCTTTTTAAAAGGTACAGGGATCAAGAGAAACAAACTCAAATGATATTGGATATAGCCATCAAAGCATTTTTGACTTTCTGTGATGTAAACTGGAATTCTCATCCAGatgatttgaaattggaaGAATATTTAGGGACAAGCTGGCCAGTGAACATAGATGTTACCTCAAAACTTCAAAGAGATTCAGAACCTATatttgtgaatattttgtgTCCTGAACTATTGTATTTATCTTCTCAAATCTTCAATGCGCTGTATGCCATTGATGGGAAACta CTTCATCTATGGTGGAGTTTCAGGGCTAAAGTAGTCCATCAGAGAATCCTCGAAGACACCAGTGCTACATTGTATTCGGACCTGGAACTGACCATAGCCAAGCTGTCAAACGAGCTTCAAAGCTTAGCCAAACCACGGCTACAAATCTTGCTGTGCTTAGAAATAGCACAGGCATACTTGTTGTATGCCCGAGTCTATAAGATTGAGGAGTATTTATTGAAGGCGAGGGAATTGGCCGGATTGAAGTTAGAACTTACAG GCATCCTAGGTAAAAGGACAAAATTCCAGCAGAAGTCTCTACCAcaactggctctgtctagcgaATTAGACTCCGAAGTGGACCGTCCATCCGCCGAGGAGAGCCACGGCACTTCGGAACTGCCCCCTGACATAGAGTTGCAGGATGACGTGAGGTTGCACAAGATACATTACAATGAGGCAATCAATCAAGCCGATTTGCCTAGTCTGGAGCAGACATTGTGCTTATTGACTGT CCAATATCTTCAAAAGGCACAGCCTAAAGATGAATTAACTACTGAAGAGTTGCAGCCGTACATTGCTACCATTCTGTCCCAAAGCAAGGGTCCATGGTCCACTAGAGTAGCCGCCCTGCTCATCCGCTGTAAACTGGAAGCGAATCACAAGCGTACTGTGGAACGCTCCATGTTGCAGTGCGAAACCATTGTTAATGATAAAACTTGCGTTTCGTCCACTAGTAG GTTATCATACCTCTGGGCCAGCGGTCTACAACCAGCTTGGACCTGGAGGCAGCAACTGGCGGACTTGTACCTCAGTCTGGGGCTGAGCAAGGCCGCCTTGGAAGAGTACCAGCGACTGCAGCTGTGGGAGGATGTGATTGTGTGCTACACCATACTGCAGCTGCGGCACAAG GCAGCGGAAGTGATACAGCagcaaattaatataaagcCTACAGTCAAGTTGTACTGTCTCCTTGGAGATGCTACag atgACGTCTCTTGCTATGAGAAAGCGTGGGAGTTCTCCAACCACAGGAGCAGCCGGGCGCAGCGACACTGGGGCAACTATCTGTTTAGTCGTAAAGAGTATGAACAGTGCATACCGCATTTTGAGAAGTCGGTCGAGATTAATTCTATACAGGAGAGCGTGTGGCTGAGGCTCGG CTACGCAGCCCTAATGACGGAACAATGGGAGACCTCGGCGAGGGCCTACCGCCgctatacatacctacagcCCAACACGTTCGAAGCATGGAACAATTTGGCCAAAGTGTATGTGAATCAAGGAGATAAGAATAGAGCCTACAGAGCCTTGATGGAAGCGCTGAGATTCAACTATGACAACTGGAAG CTATGGGAGAACGTGATAATGGTGAGCATGGACACGGGCCACTTCGAAGATGTCATCAGAGGCGTCCACCGCATGCTGGAATTGCAGAACAAGTTTGAAGATACAGAGCTGCTGCATTTATTGGTACGGGCTGTCCTGCAGGACGCCAGGGACCCTGATGGGAACGGTGCCGCTAG GCTCAGAAAACGCGTGCTGGAACTATTTGGCAGGATAACGTCTGTGCACCCGAACAAGCCGGAGATCTGGCAACTGTATTCGGACCTCAGTCCCACATACTTGTTGAAGGCGCAACGTCTGCTCAAAGCATACAGGGGTTTTACACAG agtGGCAAATGGCCGAACGATCCTAACACCAGCAAGAAGGTTATAGAAGTTGCTCAGAACCTGCTGGACTTCAGCATAAAAGCTAGAAAGGAGTGCGAAGATAAAGATAAGCTGCAATGCGATCAACAGCTCTCTTCCGCGAGGTTGACTGGTCAGGCGGTTATAAGAGCAGTAGAGAAGCAGGACTGGCCAGATACAaagaacagtcttgaagaattaaaaaatatgttcaatGATGTAACGGAATATATGAAAtcagttatttatttctgtctTTTATTTTCCGCTTAA
- the LOC106138288 gene encoding rabenosyn-5 has protein sequence MATSSNEEILEGFLCPICKADLKSASQLTSHFESLHSEEQDVLKSLKDIFGKAKKIILNNDDTDLKETFDRALKLNYQEHQYYYQEEQVIGVIRSSTDYFKAVRSARLERYATETNKLLIRLDKLVCNMPADPNQKKQHEQDVVPWLDGSSVKLCPSCAKSFSLTRRKHHCRLCGSILCHDCSVFLDLKVARSIVDPSAQQKPEPEDTNSEKNQLRLCEHCYNLIELRKQVQDSRNAKTVLMTAYEQMQSLMEQARPAVAMYEKMCQSLFEGETTYNLSDVNAMRGRVGKLAEGIDLLSKQIASLAAQPGREEKLHRSIRLAAENFIKDELISLRKLPTEAQIEEVRRQRYERAERQIELERRRMELERVTEPAGPSRPDLNPDHDDDSPLLEQMNIIRGYIKEARKELRFEEVAILEANLKELKKEYQLQKLSSQF, from the exons ATGGCGACGTCCAGCAACGAAGAGATATTAGAAGGGTTTTTGTGTCCAATATGTAAAGCGGACTTGAAATCCGCCTCGCAATTAACGAGCCACTTTGAGAGCTTGCACTCGGAGGAACAGGATGTTTTGAAGTCCCTGAAAGATATATTCGGCAAAGCAAAGAAGATAATACTCAATAATGACGATACCGACTTGAAGGAGACCTTCGACAGGGCGTTGAAATTGAATTATCAAGaacatcaatattattatcagGAAGAGCAAGTGATAGGTGTGATTCGTAGTTCTACAGATTATTTTAAGGCTGTAAGATCTGCTAGGTTGGAGAGATATGCTACTGAGACTAATAAGCTGCTAATAAGGTTAGATAAGTTAGTGTGCAATATGCCAGCAGATCCTAATCAGAAGAAACAACATGAACAAGAT GTTGTACCTTGGCTAGATGGATCATCAGTAAAGTTGTGTCCAAGCTGTGCAAAATCCTTCAGCCTCACTCGGAGAAAACACCACTGCAGATTATGTGGCTCCATACTATGCCATGACTGCTCCGTTTTCCTTGATTTGAAAGTAGCta gaTCAATTGTAGACCCATCAGCGCAACAAAAGCCTGAGCCTGAAGACACAAACAGTGAGAAAAATCAACTCCGCCTGTGTGAGCACTGTTACAACCTGATTGAACTACGGAAACAGGTGCAGGACAGTCGGAACGCTAAGACGGTGTTGATGACTGCTTACGAACAAATGCAGAGTCTAATGGAGCAGGCCAGGCCAGCTGTTGCCATGTATGAGAAG ATGTGTCAAAGTCTCTTCGAAGGCGAGACGACTTACAATCTCAGCGACGTTAACGCGATGCGTGGCCGCGTCGGCAAGTTGGCTGAGGGCATTGACCTACTGAGCAAGCAGATAGCCAGCCTCGCTGCCCAGCCCGGCAGGGAAGAGAAACTGCACCGTTCTATCAGATTGGCGGCTGAGAACTTTATCAAG gACGAACTAATATCTCTCCGCAAACTCCCAACTGAAGCTCAAATCGAAGAGGTCCGCCGGCAAAGATACGAACGCGCCGAAAGGCAAATAGAGTTGGAACGGCGGAGAATGGAGCTGGAGCGGGTCACGGAGCCCGCGGGGCCGAGTCGGCCGGACTTGAACCCGGACCACGACGATGATAGTCCGCTGTTGGAGCAGATGAATATTATAAGAGGGTACATTAAGGAGGCCAGGAAGGAGCTTAGGTTCGAAGAG GTGGCGATACTGGAGGCTAATCTAAAGGaactcaaaaaagaatatcaacTACAAAAACTCTCAAGTCAGTTCTAG
- the LOC106137787 gene encoding dynein axonemal intermediate chain 4 encodes MAENEQETARPPDIDPSSRISALGLSRISIVDDSSRTRATFNFMEKREIYKVIVDNVDFTPENIVDPDYVTMDDTFTHAAFETKQRRKSKSEVVLKDKSSDAGMKVYATTISLDDIYIDHTYNTEEGVVEQDVDLGQAPSAFYLPKMNPITTYPPEIFVVFKETETHYLFELPCFSFEKGSTEGTTVEEENEYYQYITVGKGRNRKMVGEETQTQQRVTQTRHTLCTRPKKKNAIAFASMWDMHDTYAQLAKVKKEKEPDEMVMYQSAAPNLLRKKKVADVDEKRGKTFVEIALMPEFQDAALLVERVLAALEYCAEQKTFRGLVTFNPLSLDLIYIYSMKPLWTFECEETQNRPITNISFNTKNPNILAVAHGKFGYAEYNTGLVCIWCTKNPCKPERTYRFEDPVTSLAFSEKNPNWLACGFDNGDVLILDITSYWVKIVAKSQRDTNPCFEPIWVTSWRVAEGSTEYVMTTCQDGRVNRFTNTKTHDFICTPMMRLSTVEGKLKGLETPKTCLKVDVPITRYPAALCMKWHPVIDHIYFVGTDEGCIHRCSTNYLNQHIDVYRAHAGPVYAMEISPFMKNLLVSCGADSAIRLWIEGLDDVILTLMCPAAVYGIAFCPINATVLISVSGNVLSIWDLRRKTHIPCAEYTFPNNVVLTYVKFSPSGDNVFVGDSMGRVYTYHLEDTPIPPFYQYKMLDETLKRALCTRPQLLKQLEKLEKFRERFGK; translated from the coding sequence ATGGCTGAAAATGAACAAGAAACTGCGCGTCCTCCAGATATAGACCCGAGCTCTCGTATCTCGGCTTTGGGCTTATCTCGCATCAGCATCGTCGATGACAGCTCTAGAACCCGCGCCACCTTCAATTTTATGGAGAAACGGGAAATCTACAAGGTTATCGTTGATAATGTCGATTTTACACCAGAAAACATCGTCGATCCAGACTATGTGACCATGGACGACACGTTCACGCACGCGGCTTTCGAAACTAAACAAAGGAGAAAGAGTAAAAGCGAAGTGGTCCTCAAAGATAAATCATCAGACGCCGGTATGAAGGTGTACGCCACCACCATCTCCCTTGACGACATCTATATCGATCACACTTACAATACGGAAGAGGGCGTCGTGGAACAAGACGTCGATTTGGGACAAGCGCCATCCGCCTTTTATTTACCGAAAATGAATCCTATTACAACCTATCCACCGGAAATCTTTGTAGTATTCAAAGAAACCGAAACCCATTACTTGTTTGAGCTGCCATGCTTTTCTTTCGAGAAGGGTAGTACCGAAGGAACAACGGTTGAAGAAGAAAATGAGTATTATCAGTATATAACAGTAGGAAAGGGTAGGAATAGGAAAATGGTCGGCGAGGAAACTCAGACGCAGCAACGTGTGACGCAGACCCGGCACACGCTGTGCACGAGACCCAAGAAGAAGAACGCTATTGCGTTCGCTTCAATGTGGGACATGCACGACACGTATGCGCAGCTCGCTAAAGTAAAGAAGGAGAAAGAACCCGACGAAATGGTCATGTACCAGTCTGCTGCACCTAACCTATTACGGAAAAAGAAGGTAGCCGATGTTGACGAAAAAAGGGGCAAAACGTTCGTGGAAATCGCCCTAATGCCGGAGTTTCAGGATGCAGCTTTGTTGGTAGAACGTGTTCTCGCTGCCTTGGAGTATTGCGCGGAGCAGAAAACATTTCGCGGCCTGGTAACCTTCAACCCTCTGTCTTTGGACTTAATCTACATTTACTCAATGAAACCCCTTTGGACATTCGAATGCGAGGAGACGCAGAATCGGCCGATTACTAACATTtctttcaatacaaaaaatcctAACATTTTAGCGGTCGCCCATGGGAAATTCGGTTACGCTGAATACAACACTGGACTCGTGTGTATTTGGTGTACAAAAAACCCTTGCAAGCCAGAAAGGACATACCGCTTTGAGGATCCAGTCACATCGCTCGCCTTCTCTGAAAAGAATCCAAACTGGCTGGCGTGTGGTTTTGATAATGGAGACGTGTTGATATTGGACATTACCTCTTATTGGGTGAAAATTGTTGCAAAGAGTCAGCGCGATACGAATCCTTGTTTCGAGCCGATTTGGGTGACGAGCTGGCGAGTGGCGGAGGGGTCAACGGAGTACGTGATGACAACATGTCAGGACGGAAGGGTGAACAGGTTCACAAACACAAAGACTCACGATTTTATCTGCACTCCTATGATGCGACTGTCGACGGTCGAGGGGAAGCTGAAAGGATTGGAGACTCCGAAGACATGTCTGAAGGTTGATGTGCCAATAACTAGGTACCCGGCGGCGCTGTGCATGAAGTGGCACCCGGTGATAGACCACATATACTTCGTGGGTACAGACGAGGGCTGCATCCACAGATGCTCGACGAACTACCTGAACCAGCACATTGACGTGTACCGCGCTCATGCCGGTCCTGTCTACGCGATGGAAATTTCTCCGTTCATGAAGAATTTGTTGGTGTCGTGCGGCGCTGATAGTGCTATTAGGTTATGGATCGAAGGGCTCGATGACGTCATCCTGACCTTGATGTGTCCCGCCGCGGTGTACGGCATCGCGTTCTGCCCTATAAACGCGACCGTACTCATATCTGTGAGCGGGAACGTTTTGTCTATATGGGATTTGCGTAGGAAAACGCACATACCGTGTGCCGAATACACGTTTCCCAATAACGTTGTGTTGACTTATGTTAAATTTTCTCCGTCAGGGGACAACGTGTTCGTGGGAGATTCTATGGGGAGAGTGTACACTTATCATTTAGAGGATACCCCCATACCTCCGTTCTATCAGTACAAGATGCTAGACGAGACATTAAAGAGAGCATTGTGCACACGGCCACAGCTTCTAAAACAACTCGAGAAACTTGAAAAGTTTAGAGAACGCTTCGGCAAGTAG